Below is a window of bacterium DNA.
CTTTGGTTATTGGTTAGATTAGAAACTTTTGGAATGAGAATCATAATTTCTTACCTCACATCTTTATCCAATCTTTTCTATAAAATCCTTTGTGGCTTTTAAATAAGATTTAACCGCATTGGTATCATAAATAAGTCCTCTGTAATATCCTGCTATATGCAAGCCATCATAAAGTTTTTCAAACTCCTTCATTAGTTTTCCATTATGAATAGATAGATACTTTTTCAACGCATTTCTGTAAGCATCTATTGATTTTGGGAGTTCTTTTTTGGTTAAGCCCTTCTTTAAAAGATATTCATTTATTGCCTCTAAAATAGCCAGATAAGCTGTTCCAAATACCTCTCGGACAGACTTAACAAGTTTATAGCTAGAATATTGTGTATTATTCTTTTTATT
It encodes the following:
- a CDS encoding DUF5618 family protein, with translation MFIRQVSHRNKKNNTQYSSYKLVKSVREVFGTAYLAILEAINEYLLKKGLTKKELPKSIDAYRNALKKYLSIHNGKLMKEFEKLYDGLHIAGYYRGLIYDTNAVKSYLKATKDFIEKIG